The DNA region AAAACTTATCATTTACAGGAGATGGTAAATCAGTTCCGTTAAATGTGTCAGGAACATCTACCTTAAAGACAGGTCTGTCCGCTTTATAACCAGTCGTGTTAATATTGGCAACGTTGTTTGCAATCATAGTAAGTAGCTTTTCGTAAGCAACTCCGCCTGAAAGTGCAGGATATATTCCCTTGTTCATGAATCCTCCATTGCAATGACCCGCAGTTCTGATGTGATAGTTAGCAATCCGTGTACCAATCGTAAATTAAGATTTATTACTTACTATATTCCTGTAATATCAAATGGTTACACATTAATAGTATCTCAGCTCCATGGCCCCGAATACTGAATTAGCGGAAGATATTGCCGGGCGGCATGATCATATTTGCCTGGCTGGTTCACTCTCCCTGTCATTCCGAACGTGTCTCAGAATCACCAAGCATGCATCGTATAAGATCCTGAAATAATCCTGTCTGCGTCATCTAAGCACCTGTGGCAATCATCACAAGTTATCTGTCAACAATATTTGCAGAATACCTTCCCACACTCATCTAAAGTCTCTCTTGACAAATCCGATAATGGTAGCGCCATGATGTCATTCAATATTGACATAGATCCTGTATACACTATCCGGGTTGCATCATCACTTACAGGTGTTTCATCAGGAACCATACGCGAATATGAACGTCAAGGTCTTCTGAAAACCCATAGAGACTCTAAAAACAATCATCGTCTCTTTACGCAGATGGACATAAAATGGATCACTCGTGTCTGGCACCTTATACACAAAGAAGGACTTAATTACGAAGGAATCAGGAGACTTCTTTTGACGACTCCGTGCTGGAAAGTACTTCGATGTCATCCGGATGAGAGAAATATTTGCGAGGTTTATCTGGGGATGAAATCTGCCTGCTGGTCATTGGAAAAACTGCCGTTATGCTGTGTAGCTAATAACAGGAAATGCCACACATGCAGAGTATATGACTCGGCAAGAAATAATCCATGCCTGATGCCGTCAATCTTTATAGAATCGGAGTATTTAAAGTAGCTAATGGACATTCTTATCCCTTTGGGTATTGTTTTAAGTTTAGCTGCCATCCTTATTGGCCAGGCATTGGAAGGCGGACATGCAGGATCCATCATGCAGTTCACTGCCTTTCTGATAGTGATGGGAGGTACCATAGGGGCCGTTATGGTCAATTATCCGATGAAACCATTTCTAATGGCATTCAAGCTCGCAATCGAGGCTGTATTTCCTGGGAAAATAGATTATGAAGGCTTCATCTCTCAGCTTGAGAACTTTGCGCATGTCGCCAGAAAAGAAGGGATCCTTGCACTCGAATCAAGAATAAAAGATTTAAAAGACCCTTTCCTGAGCAAGGGTCTCCAATATGTCATTGATGGTACTGAGCCGGAAACCCTTAAAAAGATTTTAGAGATTGAAATGTCATATCAGGAAGAACGGGAACTTTTATCAGCAAAGGTTTTTGAAACAGCCGGCGGCTTTGCACCTACGGTAGGCATCCTCGGGGCTGTGCTTGGATTAATACATGTTATGGAGAATCTTGCTGACCCTAGCAAACTGGGATCAGGCATAGCAACAGCATTCGTCGCAACAGTCTATGGCGTTGGCTCAGCTAACCTGCTCTTCTTACCTCTGGCCGGAAATATAAAGATAAAGATAAAAAGCAAGACACTCATTAAAGAACTTACAATAGAAGGACTGGTTGGTATAGCAACAGGAGAGAACCCGAGGCTGCTAAGGGAAAAATTAGAAGGTTTCATCGAAAAAACAAATAATAAACAACCTAATAAATAGTTAATTGTGGTGCCTTATGCCTAAGAAGAAACATGAAGAACATGAAAATCATGAACGGTGGCTCGTATCATATGCTGATTTTATTACGCTACTTTTCGCATTTTTCGTCGTAATGTACTCCACCTCATCTATACAGGAAGGTAAATACAGGGCTGTAAGCGAATCTGCACAGGCTGCCTTCAACCCTTCCAGCCTGACTGCAAAACATATTGAGGTCGGACCAAAAATGTCATCTGGAAACATAAATAAAGGTAAAGTTGAATACATAGCCACAATAAAGAGCGTAATGAAGGAATTTGAACAAAGCAGGAAACTGGTAATCTTTCAAAACAGCAAGGGTATCGTTATCAGAATCACAGATACCGCCCTCTTCGATTCAGGTAATTCTGAGATTAAAAATGAGGCTGTTGAGACAATTGACAACCTCGCAGGCGTTCTAACTTCTATCAGGAAGGATATTCAGATAGAAGGCCACACAGACAATATTCCCATAAACAGTCCAAAGTATCCGTCTAACTGGGAACTCTCCTCTGCAAGGGCAACAAGTATAGTTCGGAGATTTGTAAATATGGGTCTGGAACCATCAAGATTAACAGCTATAGGGTACGGTGAGTACCGCCCCATTGCTGATAATGACACAGCAGAAGGGCGAAGCAAGAACCGTAGAGTAGACATTCTTGTCTTAAATGATAAGCAAACAACAGCAGAAGAACAATTCCCCAACCCGTTTGCTAACCTTAAAATCGAATAATTCAGCATCATTAATCGAATCAAGAGGTACCTGGTTAAAATAAAATTTAAACTATAAGATCAACATGTTTCCTGTCCTCTGAAGACTCTTCCGGATTATCTTCCTTATCAGACTCACTGTTATCATTACCTGAATCTTCCCTACTTCCCTTTTGGTCATCTCTTACACTTATTTCAACACTGTCAGCCGGCTCGTTTTCTTCAATCTT from Nitrospirota bacterium includes:
- a CDS encoding MerR family transcriptional regulator, with translation MMSFNIDIDPVYTIRVASSLTGVSSGTIREYERQGLLKTHRDSKNNHRLFTQMDIKWITRVWHLIHKEGLNYEGIRRLLLTTPCWKVLRCHPDERNICEVYLGMKSACWSLEKLPLCCVANNRKCHTCRVYDSARNNPCLMPSIFIESEYLK
- a CDS encoding flagellar motor protein — translated: MDILIPLGIVLSLAAILIGQALEGGHAGSIMQFTAFLIVMGGTIGAVMVNYPMKPFLMAFKLAIEAVFPGKIDYEGFISQLENFAHVARKEGILALESRIKDLKDPFLSKGLQYVIDGTEPETLKKILEIEMSYQEERELLSAKVFETAGGFAPTVGILGAVLGLIHVMENLADPSKLGSGIATAFVATVYGVGSANLLFLPLAGNIKIKIKSKTLIKELTIEGLVGIATGENPRLLREKLEGFIEKTNNKQPNK
- a CDS encoding OmpA family protein, whose translation is MPKKKHEEHENHERWLVSYADFITLLFAFFVVMYSTSSIQEGKYRAVSESAQAAFNPSSLTAKHIEVGPKMSSGNINKGKVEYIATIKSVMKEFEQSRKLVIFQNSKGIVIRITDTALFDSGNSEIKNEAVETIDNLAGVLTSIRKDIQIEGHTDNIPINSPKYPSNWELSSARATSIVRRFVNMGLEPSRLTAIGYGEYRPIADNDTAEGRSKNRRVDILVLNDKQTTAEEQFPNPFANLKIE